The window GAGCAACCTGCGCCCGTCCGGAAGCACGCGGTCAGGATCCGTCAGGACTTGGGAGACTTGGCTGAAGAGGTCCCCTTGTGCGCGCGAGTGGTCGACTAGGACGCTACGGACTAGTCGAGTGGCCGCTGCGTTCGCGCGCATCATGTCTCCGTCAGCAATGCGCCGAAATCGGACCGAATGCCAGTCCTCGACTGGACCGTCGCGCCACGCCATGCGGGTCACTGCGATGGCAGCCAGAGCATTGACCCGCTCGTCGTCATCTGGATCGAAGTCAAGTTGCGCACATGCGCGTCGCAGCAAAGCCTGATCCACGTTAGCCGCCTCCCCGGACGGGTTCAGATGCCTTGCCGGGGTCAAACCGATCCTCTGACTGATCGTTACCTGGCTACCAGCGTCGCAGGTTCGAATCCTGCCCAGGGCTCGAACCTGCGACACCCGGGTGACGAACAGCGGTTGTGGAGGCCGAGCCCGGGGACAAGATGCCCACGCCCCGGCATCTCCACCCGTCCGCGTGGCTGAATCGGGCGGAGAGATGCTCGGCGAGCGACGCCGGCAAACACTGCCTTGGCGTAGGTTGTGGCGTGAGCGTGACGTCGGCCGACAGCGACGCCAGTGGTTTGGTCCCCTCAATTGCCTCCGGCAGGAGCTGATTGACACCTGCCGGCTACCGGGTGTCGGCTCCGCCTGAAAACTGACCATGTGGTTCCGGCTGAATCGGGACCACCTCCTGAAGCATCGGGAGGGGGAGTGTGTCGATTTCGGCTCTGTCTCGCATTCGGTGGTGGCGGAGGGTGCTGGTCAGCCGAGCAGGATGCGGTGTCGTAGGAGGGCGAAGCCCGCTCGTCCATACATTTGCCGCTTGATGAGTTTGGTTTTGGTGTTGACGCCTTCGGTGTCGCCGTTGTGGAAGGGGTAGGTCAGTGCGGCGTTGACGGCGTGGCGGTCGAGGTTGAGGCCGCGGGTGAAGGTGTGTAGGTGGGGCAGGTCGATGGTCTTGACCTCGGTGATCCACGATTCGAGACGGTCGTCATTGCCTTGCGCGGGAGTGAGGAGCGCGGCGAAGGAGCTGATGAAGCCGGTCAGTGCGGTCATCTGGGGGCAGGTAGCGGTGAGGGTGTCGACGAGTGTCCGTTGAGGGTCTTTGAGCTGTTCGGGTGGGGTCAGGAGGTAGCGGGTCAGGCGCCGGGGTGACAGCGCCGGGCGGTCGGCTTCGACGCGGCCTTGGGTGATGTAGCGGTAGAGCAGGTTGAGGGTGCCGGTGTAACCCAGTTCCCTGATTTCGGCGAGGAGTTGGGTGGCGCCAACGGCGGGGTCTTGTTCCCGGCGGCGGCGTAGGTGGACGCGGTAGGGGTCGACGAGGGTGGGCCGGTACTGCGGTGCGCGGATGAGGCGTTCGGGTTCGCTGATTCGGGCGTAGCGTTTGACGGTGTTGAGGCCGAGGTTGAGACGGCGGGCGCATTCCAGCAGGCCGACGCCTTTGTTGAGCAGGTCGTGGACCTGTTGCCACCGCTGCCGGGTGGTCACGGCCCGTTTGCCCTCCTGCAGCGGCGGGCCTGCTTTGGCCCAGCACGAGCTGTGCGCGGTGACCTCTTTGCGGACGGCCTCGGCGAGGTTGTGCCATAGGTGCCAGCGGTCCGCGACGTGCAACGCGCCGGGCAGGGCGCGGCGGACCGCTTCGGCGTAGGCGCCGGAGGAGTCCCGGCATACCACCTCGACGCCGGGATGCTCACGCAGCCACGTTTCCAACGTGTTGGCCTTGCGGTCGGGCAGCACATCGATGCGCTCGCGAGTGACCGCGTCGATCAGGACGGTGGCGTAACGCTGACGTCGGCGCAACGCGAAGTCGTCAACCCCGAGCACGCGGGGCACACGCTGCTCGGGCAACGGTATACGCAGCAGTGTCCGCAGGGCGGTGTGCCGGGACATGACGACCGCCGCCAGGGCCGACAACAACCGAGCGCCCGCGCGGCCGGCCAGCTGACGCACGACCGCGGCGACGTGACCGATCAACCGGGATGTCCGACGCTGATAACGCTCCAGAACTCCCGGAAGCTGTTCCCGGAACGTCTGACGGGGATCGCCTCGTTGAACCCATCCAACCGCCGGGCGTGCTTCGGGACGATCCGCGGGGTGAACGACCCCGCCCGATCCCGAGGAACCTGAATACGCACCGGCCCGACCTCGGTCTGCACCGTCTTTGCTCCATGACCGTTACGGATGTTGACCCGCCGACCGGACTCCTCATCGACACCAGCCTCGTCGAGATGGGCGTCGAGTTCGGCGTCCAGGGCCGACTCGAGCACGGTGCGGGTGATCCCGGCCAGTAGCCCGCCCGGACCGACCAACGACACTCCGTCGGCCTTGGCCCGCTCGACCAACTGCTGGGCGCACTCCAACTCCGCCGGTGTCGCCTGCGGAACCTGAATAGCTGTCTTCTTGTCTGCCATGACGTGGTCCTTCCCGGACAGGATCGACGTCCTGTCCAACGGACCACACCCAGGTCAAACACGGAAATCTACGCAGTCCCAGGCGGCTAGCTCAAGGCTGGGTTTTTGGATGACGCAGGGAGTGCAGCATGATGACGGCTGCTGTGGTCGCGTCCTGCTGGGCTGTCAGGTCGCTGCGGAGATCGCTCTCATCGTATGCGTTGTCGCCCATCGTGCTGATCACGGGAACCCAATCACCTGGGCCTGCCCCGTTTTGACGGACATCCGAGATCAGGGGACCTGGGGTCTCCGGGAGGATGTCCAGCATCATGGAGAGCAT of the Micromonospora sp. NBC_01796 genome contains:
- a CDS encoding transposase, whose product is MADKKTAIQVPQATPAELECAQQLVERAKADGVSLVGPGGLLAGITRTVLESALDAELDAHLDEAGVDEESGRRVNIRNGHGAKTVQTEVGPVRIQVPRDRAGSFTPRIVPKHARRLDGFNEAIPVRRSGNSFREFWSVISVGHPG